In a genomic window of Mycolicibacter heraklionensis:
- a CDS encoding cutinase family protein produces MKALRIVAAGAAAAALLVVPNASSMPTASADGCPDVEVVFARGTSEPPGLGRVGDGLVGALRGQTSRSVGAYAVNYPASYDFGRAADGANDASGHIMWMVENCPNTRLVLGGYSQGAAIIDIVAAAPVPGFGFTAPLPPEAADHVAAIAVFGNPSNKIGQPLTNSPVYGFKTIDLCTDGDPVCSPGRMFSAHSGYTPGMTNQAASFVAGLL; encoded by the coding sequence ATGAAGGCACTCCGAATCGTGGCGGCCGGCGCCGCTGCCGCAGCGCTGCTGGTGGTCCCCAACGCGTCGTCGATGCCGACGGCCTCCGCTGACGGTTGCCCGGACGTCGAGGTGGTGTTCGCCCGCGGCACCAGCGAGCCGCCGGGTCTGGGCCGGGTGGGCGACGGGCTGGTCGGCGCCCTGCGGGGGCAGACGTCCCGGTCGGTCGGCGCCTATGCGGTGAACTATCCGGCCAGCTATGACTTCGGCCGGGCCGCCGACGGCGCCAACGACGCCAGCGGCCACATCATGTGGATGGTGGAGAACTGCCCGAACACTCGCCTGGTCCTCGGGGGGTACTCGCAGGGCGCGGCGATCATCGACATCGTGGCCGCGGCACCGGTGCCCGGCTTCGGTTTCACCGCACCGCTGCCGCCCGAGGCCGCCGACCACGTCGCGGCGATCGCCGTGTTCGGCAACCCGTCGAACAAGATCGGGCAACCGCTGACCAATAGCCCCGTGTACGGGTTCAAGACGATCGACCTGTGCACCGATGGTGACCCGGTCTGCTCCCCCGGGCGCATGTTCTCCGCGCACTCGGGTTACACCCCGGGCATGACCAATCAGGCCGCCTCGTTCGTCGCCGGCCTGCTGTAG
- a CDS encoding cutinase family protein: protein MRFVQLSSIFSATLTAGALLTLPAVAPSVAPVASAYDCPDVEVIFARGTSEPPGVGRVGRALIDSLRQQTSKKVDEYAVNYPAGRLQLGGGDGANDVIKRVKAAADVCPDTQLVLGGYSQGASVIDIVTGTQVGGISWGNQLPAQYADQVVAVTTFGNPADRTGGPISVQSALFGSKALDLCNPGDPICHEGPGNEWTDHTDGYIPALTSQAANFIAGRLRAAGPEPTLTLAP from the coding sequence ATGCGTTTTGTTCAGCTGAGCAGCATCTTTTCCGCAACATTGACGGCAGGCGCACTGCTGACGCTCCCGGCCGTAGCGCCGAGCGTCGCCCCGGTGGCGTCTGCCTACGACTGCCCGGACGTCGAGGTCATCTTCGCCCGCGGCACCAGCGAGCCCCCGGGCGTCGGCCGGGTCGGCCGGGCCCTGATCGACTCGTTGCGCCAGCAGACCTCGAAGAAGGTCGACGAGTATGCGGTCAACTACCCCGCCGGCCGGCTGCAGCTGGGTGGCGGCGACGGCGCCAATGACGTGATCAAGCGGGTCAAGGCGGCGGCCGACGTGTGCCCGGACACCCAGTTGGTGCTGGGCGGTTACTCGCAGGGCGCCTCGGTCATCGACATCGTCACCGGTACACAGGTGGGCGGCATCAGCTGGGGCAACCAGCTGCCCGCCCAGTATGCCGATCAGGTGGTGGCGGTGACCACGTTCGGCAACCCCGCCGACCGCACCGGCGGTCCGATCAGCGTGCAGAGCGCCCTGTTCGGCTCCAAGGCCCTCGACCTGTGCAACCCGGGTGACCCGATCTGCCACGAAGGCCCGGGCAACGAATGGACCGATCACACCGACGGCTACATTCCGGCGCTGACCAGCCAGGCGGCGAACTTCATCGCCGGACGGCTGCGGGCCGCGGGCCCGGAGCCGACGCTGACCCTGGCGCCGTGA